A genomic stretch from Microbacterium proteolyticum includes:
- the manA gene encoding mannose-6-phosphate isomerase, class I, with the protein MIVAISNTPRDYAWGSPTLIADLEGREPSGAPEAEIWFGDHPGSPSAVHDGTDRTLDAWLPAAAAAHDELPAKLPYLLKLLAAGAPLSIQVHPSKEQAVEGFAREEAAGVPRDAGSRNYKDDNHKPEVIVALSETFTALAGLRDIVRTRALVDALGDAPAVRTLRAHLATDDAAAALRRTIGWLLGEADAAEIAQIVDAAASTDSAEFAAELELTRSLHTAYPSDPGIVVALLMNLVELRRGEAIFVPAGVLHAYVAGLGVEIMAASDNVLRGGLTPKHIDVAELLALVDFRPAEPPYLRATPAGEGAEVFAPGIADFALGRLGAGEAANLELNGISIALGVAGSATVTGASGAAVTLAPGQAALITPEESPLTSDGAGEVFVAMPGA; encoded by the coding sequence GTGATTGTTGCGATCTCGAACACCCCCCGCGACTACGCCTGGGGCAGCCCGACGCTCATCGCCGACCTCGAGGGGCGCGAGCCCAGCGGCGCCCCGGAGGCGGAGATCTGGTTCGGGGACCACCCCGGTTCGCCCTCCGCGGTGCACGACGGCACGGATCGGACCCTCGACGCGTGGCTTCCGGCCGCCGCCGCCGCACACGACGAGCTGCCCGCGAAGCTGCCGTACCTGCTGAAGCTCCTGGCCGCAGGCGCGCCGCTGTCGATCCAGGTGCACCCGTCGAAGGAGCAGGCGGTCGAGGGCTTCGCGCGCGAGGAGGCCGCGGGCGTCCCGCGCGACGCGGGTTCGCGCAACTACAAGGACGACAACCACAAGCCCGAGGTCATCGTCGCCCTGAGCGAGACGTTCACCGCGCTGGCCGGGCTGCGTGACATCGTGCGCACCCGCGCGCTGGTGGACGCCCTCGGCGACGCGCCGGCAGTCCGGACGCTGCGTGCACACCTCGCGACCGACGACGCCGCCGCCGCGCTGCGCCGGACGATCGGGTGGCTTCTCGGCGAGGCCGATGCGGCCGAGATCGCGCAGATCGTGGATGCCGCGGCATCCACCGACTCCGCCGAGTTCGCGGCCGAACTCGAGCTGACGCGATCCCTGCACACGGCGTATCCGTCCGACCCCGGCATCGTGGTCGCCCTCCTGATGAACCTCGTGGAGTTGCGCCGCGGCGAAGCGATCTTCGTCCCCGCGGGCGTGCTGCACGCGTACGTCGCAGGATTGGGCGTCGAGATCATGGCCGCGAGCGACAACGTGCTGCGCGGCGGTCTGACGCCCAAGCACATCGACGTGGCCGAGCTGCTCGCGCTCGTGGACTTCCGCCCGGCCGAGCCGCCCTACCTGCGGGCCACCCCGGCGGGGGAGGGGGCCGAGGTGTTCGCCCCCGGTATCGCCGACTTCGCGCTGGGCCGCCTCGGGGCGGGGGAGGCGGCGAACCTCGAGCTGAACGGGATCTCGATCGCGCTCGGCGTGGCCGGGAGCGCAACCGTGACGGGCGCCTCG
- a CDS encoding O-antigen ligase family protein: MAMYTKHPVSALPTPPPRETTRHLLLRAWCVFVILLALGGVGLVNAAGPVVAAVVAGASAVVSAVIWIVTRPPLAVRRLPWLAFGYLAWATASLAWSAWPVASVLTWLLLVITTFQGLFVGAVLTWRDVVRAVASAAKWVVGLSLLFEVAVSLLVRGPLLPGFVVPTGRTDPILYWSRDNLFDGGRIQGVLGNADLLAAVSLVAVIVFGVYLAAGAPHRVRLSIWTAAAVFLFIRAGSTTASIAAAFVVLVLGTVLVMRTARRPGERTRWYLLYAAIGLGAAAALWFGREVVFGVLGRGADLLGREGVWADVLRRADQRPLVGWGFSTPWIPTEPLIDGWIVERGQTVVQAHSVWLDAYLQLGAIGVALLVLVYLAYLWRSWFFAVDRPRWDLRDDRPHSALTLLPTLVGALLVVQGLTESGPLLLWGWMFVVLFGAKIKQTPIVGHGPGEESDPPPRAA; the protein is encoded by the coding sequence ATGGCGATGTACACGAAGCACCCCGTGTCGGCGCTGCCGACGCCGCCGCCGCGAGAGACGACCCGGCATCTGCTGCTGCGGGCGTGGTGCGTCTTCGTCATCCTCCTCGCCCTCGGCGGGGTGGGACTCGTCAACGCCGCCGGCCCCGTCGTCGCCGCCGTCGTGGCGGGGGCCTCGGCCGTCGTGTCCGCCGTGATCTGGATCGTGACACGGCCGCCGCTGGCGGTGCGGCGTCTGCCCTGGCTCGCCTTCGGCTATCTGGCGTGGGCGACGGCGTCACTCGCCTGGAGCGCCTGGCCGGTGGCATCCGTCCTGACATGGCTCCTGCTGGTGATCACGACGTTCCAGGGCCTGTTCGTCGGGGCGGTGCTGACCTGGCGCGACGTGGTGCGTGCGGTCGCGTCGGCGGCGAAGTGGGTGGTGGGACTGTCCCTGCTGTTCGAGGTGGCGGTCTCCCTGCTGGTGCGCGGTCCCCTCCTTCCGGGATTCGTGGTGCCCACCGGGCGCACGGACCCGATCCTTTACTGGTCGCGCGACAATCTCTTCGACGGCGGTCGCATCCAGGGCGTCCTCGGCAACGCCGACCTCCTGGCTGCGGTCTCGTTGGTGGCCGTCATCGTGTTCGGGGTGTACCTGGCCGCCGGGGCTCCGCACCGCGTGCGGTTGAGCATCTGGACCGCCGCGGCGGTCTTCCTCTTCATCCGCGCCGGGTCCACCACGGCATCCATCGCGGCGGCTTTCGTGGTGCTCGTGCTGGGCACCGTGCTGGTGATGCGCACCGCGCGGCGCCCCGGGGAACGCACCCGCTGGTACCTGCTGTACGCCGCGATCGGCCTGGGAGCCGCCGCAGCACTGTGGTTCGGGCGGGAGGTCGTGTTCGGCGTGCTCGGGCGCGGGGCCGACCTGCTCGGACGCGAGGGCGTCTGGGCGGACGTGCTCCGGCGTGCCGACCAACGCCCGCTCGTCGGCTGGGGGTTCTCGACGCCGTGGATCCCCACGGAGCCGCTCATCGACGGCTGGATCGTGGAGCGCGGTCAGACGGTGGTGCAGGCGCACAGCGTGTGGCTCGACGCCTACCTGCAGCTCGGCGCGATCGGCGTCGCACTGCTCGTGCTCGTGTACCTCGCCTACCTCTGGCGCTCGTGGTTCTTCGCCGTCGACCGTCCCCGCTGGGATCTGCGCGACGACCGTCCGCACTCAGCGCTCACGCTGCTGCCCACCCTCGTCGGAGCGCTGCTGGTGGTGCAGGGTCTCACCGAATCGGGGCCCCTGCTGCTGTGGGGCTGGATGTTCGTCGTGCTGTTCGGCGCGAAGATCAAGCAGACGCCGATCGTGGGACACGGCCCCGGCGAAGAGAGCGATCCTCCGCCGCGGGCGGCCTGA
- a CDS encoding glycosyltransferase: MTYTLQNAVLPLDRDPDLLPLYVDPETWSTIDEEPVRVTNVAQLGNILDRHRARIVAGRRVSFGTYFNAFPASYWQHWTPVRQVRLTVRTSGDATILVYRSNGGGTKQRLDTREVRGDATATSFDLVLDQYSDGGWIWFDVAADRTDATFEGAEWTTEQEPVRGGKASIGVTTYNKPDYCVETLRALADAPDVLDVVDRVFIIDQGTDLVEAQDAYPAVAERLGETLQVLRQPNLGGSGGFARAMVETLAREGSDFVQLLDDDVRIEPESIRRSVVFGRYASVPTIVGAHMFDLLDRPKLHAWAEVVDDAPFMWRALFQERLPHDFSVANLRQSPLLHMRLDADYNGWWMCLIPTSILREIGLSLPAFIKWDDAEFCVRARDAGYPTVSMPGVALWHVSWIGKDDSIDWQAYFHARNRIVAGLLHSRSAQGGTLIRHSRRVDLKHLMMMQYYPVELRHRALRDVLSGPDHMRRGLATAMPEARAVAKKHPETVIHKDSGVPLRSRHGRQVFKRLKQHQFDSPTGIALRTFTARTLLSHWFHTPKPENVAQPEVEFGKGDANWWRVPLYDSALVSAADGSGKNVYTRDRAQFRRMLVDSWRLHRRLQREWPRLSRRYRDALPDLVSEKSWRATFEERA, from the coding sequence GTGACGTACACCCTGCAGAACGCCGTCCTGCCGCTCGACCGCGATCCCGACCTCCTCCCCCTGTACGTCGACCCCGAGACGTGGTCGACGATCGACGAGGAGCCGGTCCGGGTGACGAACGTCGCCCAGCTCGGCAACATCCTCGACCGCCATCGCGCGCGCATCGTCGCCGGGCGTCGCGTCTCGTTCGGCACGTACTTCAACGCCTTCCCCGCCTCGTACTGGCAGCACTGGACGCCCGTGCGCCAGGTGCGCCTGACCGTGCGCACGTCGGGGGATGCCACGATCCTCGTCTACCGCTCGAACGGCGGCGGCACGAAACAGCGTCTCGACACCCGTGAAGTGCGGGGGGATGCCACGGCCACCTCGTTCGACCTGGTCCTCGACCAGTACAGCGACGGCGGGTGGATCTGGTTCGACGTCGCCGCCGACCGCACCGACGCGACGTTCGAGGGTGCCGAATGGACCACCGAGCAGGAGCCGGTGCGCGGCGGCAAGGCGAGCATCGGCGTCACCACGTACAACAAGCCCGATTACTGCGTCGAGACCCTGCGGGCCCTCGCCGACGCACCCGACGTCCTCGACGTGGTGGATCGGGTGTTCATCATCGACCAGGGCACCGACCTCGTCGAGGCGCAGGACGCCTACCCCGCGGTGGCGGAGCGTCTGGGTGAGACGCTGCAGGTGCTCCGCCAGCCGAACCTCGGCGGCTCGGGCGGCTTCGCTCGCGCGATGGTCGAGACGCTCGCGCGGGAGGGCAGCGACTTCGTGCAGCTGCTCGACGACGACGTGCGCATCGAGCCGGAGTCGATCCGCCGCTCCGTGGTGTTCGGACGGTACGCCTCGGTGCCCACCATCGTCGGCGCGCACATGTTCGATCTGCTCGACCGCCCCAAGCTCCACGCGTGGGCCGAGGTCGTCGACGACGCGCCGTTCATGTGGCGGGCCCTCTTCCAGGAGCGCCTCCCCCACGACTTCAGCGTCGCGAACCTCCGGCAGTCGCCCCTCCTGCACATGCGCCTCGACGCCGACTACAACGGCTGGTGGATGTGCCTCATCCCCACCAGCATCCTGCGGGAGATCGGCCTGTCGTTGCCGGCCTTCATCAAGTGGGACGACGCCGAGTTCTGCGTCCGGGCTCGGGATGCCGGCTACCCGACCGTCTCCATGCCCGGGGTGGCCCTCTGGCACGTCTCGTGGATCGGCAAGGACGACTCGATCGACTGGCAGGCGTACTTCCACGCCCGCAACCGCATCGTGGCGGGTCTGCTGCACTCGCGCTCGGCACAGGGCGGCACTCTCATCCGCCACAGTCGCCGCGTCGACCTCAAGCACCTCATGATGATGCAGTACTACCCCGTCGAGCTGCGGCACCGGGCGTTGCGCGACGTGCTGTCGGGCCCCGACCACATGCGCCGGGGGCTCGCGACGGCCATGCCCGAGGCGCGGGCGGTGGCGAAGAAGCATCCTGAGACGGTCATCCACAAGGATTCCGGGGTGCCGCTGCGCTCGCGTCACGGTCGACAGGTGTTCAAGCGCCTGAAGCAGCACCAGTTCGACAGTCCCACGGGCATCGCGCTGCGCACCTTCACCGCGCGGACCCTCCTGTCGCACTGGTTCCACACGCCCAAGCCCGAGAACGTCGCGCAGCCCGAGGTCGAGTTCGGCAAGGGCGACGCCAACTGGTGGCGCGTGCCGCTGTACGACAGCGCCCTCGTCAGCGCCGCCGACGGGTCGGGCAAGAACGTCTACACGCGCGATCGTGCGCAGTTCCGTCGCATGCTCGTGGACAGCTGGCGCCTGCACCGTCGTCTGCAGCGCGAGTGGCCCCGGCTCTCCCGTCGGTATCGCGACGCCCTCCCCGACCTCGTGTCCGAGAAGTCGTGGCGCGCGACCTTCGAGGAGCGCGCGTGA
- a CDS encoding glycosyltransferase family 2 protein: MSTFDPTSATIVVVTYNRTHLLTRLLESIERMSPAPGHLVIIDNASTDDTTAVVESFRDRLPTELVYRRLETNTGGSGGFSEGMRVAYELGSEWIWLMDDDVEVVSDGLARMGHWTPRFRSIQGRRYDYDGSEFYWQYRIAESMAIPIPYAPAAFDDSGFKPMNSGCFEGMFIHRDIVAKIGLPDPRFFIYWDDQLYGWLASRETPSVIVDEFVLRRTREIKQWDMGIRHMNASSDAYRYYIMRNRAYLQKYYRALGVYRTLPFTAGTALTFVKELIRLVVVERKLSGTSHLFRGLRDGRVIARDRSWTPMPPLEPSKTG; this comes from the coding sequence GTGAGCACCTTCGACCCCACGAGCGCGACGATCGTCGTCGTCACCTACAACCGCACGCACCTGCTGACGCGCCTGCTCGAGAGCATCGAGCGGATGTCGCCGGCCCCCGGGCACCTCGTGATCATCGACAACGCCTCCACCGACGACACCACCGCCGTCGTGGAGTCGTTCCGCGACCGCCTGCCCACCGAGCTCGTCTATCGCCGCCTCGAGACGAACACGGGCGGCTCGGGCGGCTTCAGCGAGGGAATGCGGGTCGCGTACGAACTGGGCTCCGAGTGGATCTGGCTCATGGATGACGACGTCGAGGTCGTCTCCGACGGCCTCGCCCGGATGGGCCACTGGACGCCCCGCTTCCGCAGCATCCAGGGTCGGCGGTACGACTACGACGGCAGCGAGTTCTACTGGCAGTACCGGATCGCCGAGTCGATGGCGATCCCGATCCCCTACGCGCCTGCGGCCTTCGACGACTCGGGCTTCAAGCCCATGAACTCGGGCTGCTTCGAGGGCATGTTCATCCACCGCGACATCGTCGCCAAGATCGGTCTGCCCGACCCCCGCTTCTTCATCTACTGGGACGACCAGCTCTACGGCTGGCTCGCGTCGCGCGAGACGCCGTCGGTCATCGTCGACGAGTTCGTGCTGCGGCGCACCCGCGAGATCAAGCAGTGGGACATGGGCATCCGCCACATGAACGCCTCGAGCGACGCCTACCGGTACTACATCATGCGCAACCGCGCGTACCTGCAGAAGTACTACCGGGCGCTGGGCGTGTACCGCACGCTCCCCTTCACGGCCGGCACGGCGCTGACCTTCGTCAAGGAACTGATCCGCCTCGTCGTCGTCGAGCGCAAGCTCAGCGGCACGAGCCACCTGTTCCGCGGGCTCCGCGACGGGCGCGTGATCGCCCGCGATCGCTCGTGGACGCCGATGCCGCCGCTGGAACCGTCGAAGACGGGCTGA
- a CDS encoding glycosyltransferase, producing the protein MDLSVIVPTFNEGPNVAELVRRTTDAMAGRVVEVIFVDDSTDDTPDVIRAVARTASIPVRLIHRDDPVGGLGGAVVEGIRAAASDRCVVMDGDLQHPPEVIADLYARAEQGDVDVVVASRYVAGGTSDGLANAVRTAVSRASTLLTKAMFPRKLHNCSDPMTGFFLVDRRALDIDTLQPRGFKILLEILARTQLRVAEVPFSFAARFAGESKASFSQGMRFLLQLTMLRFGRMSAFAVVGGLGALANLAIMWALQMVGVQYIVAAVIASVVTIVANFLALEYLVFADMRAESGLMRHRFIKSFTFNGIEAIVRIPVIWVLVSQAHIQSVLAAALTLIAAFVVRFVFHALVVYAPKKSRVGKAVRAIEPLEDEVTS; encoded by the coding sequence ATGGATCTTTCCGTCATCGTTCCGACCTTCAATGAGGGCCCGAACGTCGCCGAACTCGTGCGTCGCACGACGGATGCCATGGCGGGCCGCGTCGTCGAGGTGATCTTCGTCGACGACTCCACCGACGACACCCCCGACGTCATCCGCGCGGTCGCTCGGACCGCGTCGATCCCTGTGCGTTTGATCCACCGTGACGACCCCGTCGGTGGGCTCGGCGGTGCGGTGGTCGAAGGCATCAGGGCCGCCGCCTCCGATCGGTGCGTGGTGATGGACGGCGACCTGCAGCACCCGCCGGAGGTCATCGCCGACCTGTACGCCCGCGCCGAGCAGGGCGACGTCGATGTGGTCGTGGCATCCCGGTACGTCGCCGGAGGCACCTCCGACGGCCTCGCGAACGCGGTACGCACCGCCGTGTCACGCGCGTCGACGCTGCTGACCAAGGCGATGTTCCCCCGCAAACTGCACAACTGCTCCGACCCGATGACCGGGTTCTTCCTCGTGGACCGCCGCGCCTTGGACATCGACACGCTGCAGCCGCGCGGATTCAAGATCCTGCTGGAGATCCTCGCCCGCACCCAGCTGCGCGTCGCCGAGGTCCCCTTCTCCTTCGCCGCGCGCTTCGCCGGCGAATCCAAGGCGTCGTTCAGCCAGGGCATGCGGTTCCTGCTGCAGCTGACCATGCTCCGCTTCGGTCGCATGTCCGCCTTCGCTGTCGTGGGCGGGCTCGGGGCCCTGGCCAACCTGGCGATCATGTGGGCGCTGCAGATGGTCGGCGTGCAGTACATCGTCGCCGCGGTCATCGCGAGCGTGGTCACGATCGTGGCGAACTTCCTCGCCCTGGAGTACCTCGTCTTCGCCGACATGCGCGCCGAGTCGGGGCTCATGCGCCACCGCTTCATCAAGTCGTTCACCTTCAACGGCATCGAGGCGATCGTGCGCATCCCGGTGATCTGGGTGCTGGTCAGCCAGGCGCACATCCAAAGCGTCCTCGCCGCCGCCCTCACCCTCATCGCCGCGTTCGTGGTCCGCTTCGTCTTCCACGCCCTCGTCGTCTACGCCCCCAAGAAGAGCCGCGTCGGCAAGGCCGTGCGCGCCATCGAACCCCTCGAAGACGAAGTCACGTCGTAA
- a CDS encoding acyltransferase family protein gives MPLTLGSRTRSARADRREEGRWAYRPDIDGLRAVAIALVVVYHVWFGRVSGGVDVFLMLSAFFLTRGFVRRMTGPAPVRPVAHLLGLFRRLVPAASVTLIGVLGVVWAVYPETAWRPVWEQTWASLTYSQNWLLAADAVNYYAPTETLSPLQHFWSMSVQGQAFVLWVALLGLCQYVVRRWGLSPDRVVGVGFGAVFTLSFIFSVAWTATAPQAAYFDTGARLWEFAAGSLLVVALPHLRLNGPARSILGWAGLAGLLALGMLVDVRGGFPGFLALWPVLCAAAVVAAGAGDGSRGPARLLASRPLRALGRDAYALYLVHWPILVTYLVVNDRADVGFVDGLGIVVLSLVLARALTAAIDRPVRAWRRDDASPVVPLAVLAAAVVAVAVPLAAWTTTTGARERAVEARAQLLNPGAAVLRDPARAVPSDDAPMLPLPTLLDDEWTQLERECTGDWATDAEELIGTCGETPHTARAHRTVAVIGDSHAQQITAALLPTAEAKGWGVVHLIKGGCSMGLDEPGMDERCDSWREAAIRLVEQVQPDAVMTVVTRSDAGEDEEKVRPGVDRFLDRMTAAGVEVIAVRDNPRFDFDMFGCVVEAADPLDCAVPRSASLAESNPAEALARPGVSLVDLTTSICPDDLCVGVIGNVAVYRDDNHLTRLYARTLGPSLAEQLPATVG, from the coding sequence GTGCCTCTGACCCTCGGGTCGAGAACCCGGTCGGCGCGCGCGGACCGGAGAGAAGAGGGACGCTGGGCGTATCGGCCCGACATCGACGGGCTGCGCGCCGTGGCGATCGCGCTGGTCGTCGTGTACCACGTGTGGTTCGGCCGGGTCTCCGGCGGTGTCGACGTCTTCCTCATGCTCTCGGCGTTCTTCCTGACCCGCGGCTTCGTGCGCAGGATGACGGGCCCGGCGCCGGTGCGCCCGGTCGCGCACCTGCTGGGCCTCTTCCGGCGGCTGGTGCCGGCGGCATCCGTGACCCTTATCGGCGTCCTGGGCGTGGTCTGGGCGGTGTATCCCGAGACCGCGTGGCGACCGGTGTGGGAGCAGACCTGGGCGTCGCTGACGTACTCGCAGAACTGGCTCCTCGCGGCGGACGCCGTGAACTACTACGCGCCGACGGAGACGCTGAGTCCGCTGCAGCACTTCTGGTCGATGTCGGTGCAGGGGCAGGCGTTCGTCCTGTGGGTCGCGCTGCTGGGACTGTGCCAGTACGTCGTGCGGCGATGGGGTCTGTCGCCCGACCGGGTTGTCGGGGTCGGCTTCGGAGCGGTTTTCACCCTGTCGTTCATCTTCTCGGTGGCCTGGACGGCGACCGCCCCGCAGGCGGCGTACTTCGACACCGGCGCGCGCTTGTGGGAGTTCGCCGCCGGCTCGCTGCTCGTCGTCGCGCTTCCCCACCTGCGTCTGAACGGGCCGGCACGGTCGATCCTGGGGTGGGCGGGGCTGGCGGGTCTCCTCGCCCTCGGCATGCTCGTCGACGTCCGCGGAGGGTTTCCCGGCTTCCTGGCGCTGTGGCCGGTGCTGTGCGCGGCGGCGGTCGTCGCCGCGGGCGCGGGAGACGGCAGCCGCGGGCCCGCGCGGCTCCTGGCATCCCGCCCGCTTCGCGCATTGGGGCGCGACGCCTATGCGCTCTACCTCGTGCACTGGCCGATCCTCGTGACGTACCTGGTCGTGAACGACCGCGCGGATGTCGGATTCGTGGACGGCCTCGGAATCGTGGTGCTCTCACTCGTGCTCGCCCGCGCGCTGACGGCTGCGATCGACCGGCCGGTGAGGGCCTGGCGTCGAGACGACGCCTCGCCGGTGGTACCCCTCGCCGTGCTCGCCGCCGCCGTCGTCGCGGTCGCCGTCCCCCTCGCTGCGTGGACGACGACGACCGGCGCGCGCGAGCGAGCCGTCGAAGCCCGCGCGCAACTGCTGAACCCGGGAGCCGCCGTGCTGAGAGATCCTGCGCGTGCGGTGCCGTCCGACGACGCGCCGATGCTTCCGCTTCCCACGCTGCTCGACGACGAGTGGACCCAGCTCGAGCGCGAGTGCACGGGCGACTGGGCCACCGACGCCGAGGAGCTCATCGGGACGTGCGGGGAGACCCCGCACACGGCGCGCGCGCACCGGACCGTCGCGGTCATCGGCGACTCGCACGCCCAGCAGATCACCGCCGCGCTCCTGCCCACGGCGGAGGCGAAGGGGTGGGGTGTCGTCCACCTCATCAAGGGCGGGTGTTCGATGGGGCTCGACGAGCCGGGGATGGACGAGCGGTGCGACTCGTGGCGCGAAGCGGCGATCCGGCTCGTCGAACAGGTGCAGCCCGACGCGGTGATGACGGTGGTCACCCGCTCCGACGCCGGCGAGGACGAGGAGAAGGTCCGCCCGGGCGTGGACCGCTTCCTCGACCGGATGACGGCGGCGGGCGTGGAGGTGATCGCCGTGCGCGACAATCCGCGCTTCGACTTCGACATGTTCGGCTGCGTCGTCGAGGCTGCCGATCCTCTCGACTGCGCCGTGCCCCGCTCGGCATCCCTCGCCGAGAGCAACCCCGCTGAGGCGCTCGCCCGCCCCGGGGTCAGTCTGGTGGATCTCACGACCTCGATCTGCCCCGACGACCTCTGCGTCGGGGTCATCGGCAACGTCGCGGTCTACCGCGACGACAACCACCTGACGCGTCTGTACGCGCGCACGCTCGGTCCCTCGCTGGCGGAGCAGCTCCCCGCGACGGTCGGCTGA
- the glf gene encoding UDP-galactopyranose mutase has protein sequence MDLLIVGSGFFGLTIAERAAAAGRKVTVIDRRTHIGGNAYSADEPETGIEVHQYGAHLFHTSNPTVWEYVNRFTQFTNYVHRVYTTHKNVVFPLPINLGTINQFFQAAYTPDQAKALVQELAGEFDAKDAANLEEKGIALIGRPLYEAFIRDYTAKQWQTDPKDLPAEVISRLPVRYTYDNRYFNDTWEGLPVDGYTAWLERMADHPNIEVKLSTDYFDESQPLNKKATVGQVPVVYTGPVDRYFDYAEGELSWRTLDFEQEVLPIGDFQGTSVMNYADADVPYTRIHEFKHFHPERADRYPTDKTVVVREYSRFATRADEPYYPVNTADDRTGLLAYRELAKGERDVHFGGRLGTYQYLDMHMAIGSALSMWNNTLA, from the coding sequence ATGGATCTCCTCATCGTCGGTTCGGGTTTCTTCGGCCTCACCATCGCCGAGCGCGCGGCCGCCGCGGGCCGCAAGGTCACCGTCATCGACCGCCGCACCCACATCGGCGGCAACGCGTACTCGGCGGATGAGCCCGAGACCGGCATCGAGGTGCACCAGTACGGTGCGCACCTGTTCCACACGTCGAACCCGACCGTGTGGGAGTACGTCAACCGGTTCACGCAGTTCACGAACTACGTCCACCGCGTGTACACGACGCACAAGAACGTCGTGTTCCCGCTGCCGATCAACCTCGGCACCATTAACCAGTTCTTCCAGGCGGCGTACACGCCCGACCAGGCGAAGGCTCTGGTGCAGGAGCTGGCGGGGGAGTTCGACGCGAAGGATGCCGCGAACCTCGAGGAGAAGGGCATCGCCCTCATCGGCCGACCGCTGTATGAGGCGTTCATCCGCGACTACACCGCGAAGCAGTGGCAGACCGATCCGAAGGACCTGCCGGCCGAGGTCATCTCGCGCCTGCCCGTGCGCTACACCTACGACAACCGCTACTTCAACGACACCTGGGAGGGCCTCCCGGTCGACGGCTACACCGCGTGGCTGGAGCGCATGGCCGATCACCCGAACATCGAGGTCAAGCTGTCGACGGACTACTTCGACGAGTCGCAGCCGCTGAACAAGAAGGCCACCGTCGGCCAGGTGCCCGTGGTCTACACCGGTCCGGTCGACCGGTACTTCGACTACGCCGAGGGCGAGCTGTCGTGGCGCACGCTCGACTTCGAGCAGGAGGTGCTGCCGATCGGCGACTTCCAGGGCACGAGCGTCATGAACTACGCGGATGCCGACGTGCCGTACACCCGCATCCACGAGTTCAAGCACTTCCACCCCGAACGCGCCGACCGCTACCCGACCGACAAGACCGTCGTCGTGCGCGAGTACTCCCGCTTCGCCACGCGGGCCGACGAGCCCTACTACCCCGTCAACACCGCGGACGACCGCACGGGCCTGCTCGCCTACCGCGAGCTCGCCAAGGGCGAGCGCGACGTGCACTTCGGCGGGCGCCTGGGCACCTACCAGTACCTCGACATGCACATGGCCATCGGCTCCGCCCTCTCGATGTGGAACAACACCCTCGCGTGA
- a CDS encoding DUF6541 family protein has product MRACSRAPRGYTPTVLVTLLLVVGFIAVARTSRLLPVTAPFAVAVLLFVVASGLRIDHPLRQLLTNPWYNDSNRLAALLPLVAIPVATLGALVIVDVALRLAADRRLHAWVTPVAALVGILAVFSVALGPNVRIALGQVHEAYAYTDSSLILSSDEEALLGRLAEETPPDALIAGSPRTGASLALAFSGREVTQRHIFGSPSDEQLFLNANLRDIESDPAVCRTVDDIGIDYVLDFGRQDVIDPAGAAAYDGIQNLSPSRHLVLVDSQGPDARLFRIEGC; this is encoded by the coding sequence GTGAGGGCCTGTTCGCGGGCCCCCCGCGGGTACACGCCGACCGTGCTGGTGACCCTTCTGCTCGTCGTGGGATTCATCGCGGTCGCCCGGACGTCGCGTCTGCTGCCCGTGACCGCACCCTTCGCCGTCGCCGTTCTGCTGTTCGTCGTCGCCTCCGGGTTGCGTATCGACCATCCGTTACGACAGCTGCTGACCAACCCCTGGTACAACGACTCCAACCGCCTGGCCGCTCTGCTCCCCCTCGTCGCCATCCCCGTCGCGACCCTGGGCGCCCTCGTCATCGTCGACGTGGCCCTCCGCCTCGCAGCCGACCGGCGCCTGCACGCCTGGGTGACCCCGGTCGCCGCACTCGTCGGCATCCTGGCCGTCTTCTCGGTGGCGCTCGGCCCCAATGTCCGCATCGCCCTCGGTCAGGTCCACGAGGCCTATGCCTATACCGACAGTTCCCTCATCTTGTCGTCCGATGAGGAGGCGCTCCTGGGGCGCCTCGCCGAGGAGACCCCGCCCGACGCGCTGATCGCGGGGAGCCCTCGCACGGGCGCCTCGCTCGCGCTGGCGTTCTCGGGCCGAGAGGTCACGCAGCGCCACATCTTCGGCTCACCCTCTGACGAGCAGCTGTTCCTGAATGCGAACCTTCGCGATATCGAGTCCGACCCGGCCGTCTGCCGGACCGTCGACGACATCGGCATCGATTACGTGCTCGACTTCGGCCGCCAGGACGTCATCGACCCCGCCGGCGCCGCCGCGTACGACGGCATCCAGAACCTTTCGCCTTCCCGACACTTGGTGCTCGTGGACTCGCAGGGCCCCGATGCCCGGCTGTTCCGCATCGAGGGGTGCTGA